In Kitasatospora sp. NBC_00240, the following are encoded in one genomic region:
- a CDS encoding branched-chain amino acid ABC transporter permease: protein MSTVVLLTLTGLGLGALYFLVASGLSLIFGLMDVLNFAHGALLSVGAYGTWWAASGHLPGAGPGGLGFVLAVAFGTAAGTLAAVLLELAVIRPLYERPREQVLATVGVGLAVPALLSAIWGADARPFPGPAALTGTFGLLGAQVPVNRLVLIAAALAVLAVLKLFLGRTRHGLVVRAGVEDRAMVTALGIDVRKAFTLVFAIGGAAAALGGALGGLYFGSVDPGQGTSLLIFAFVVVVMGGMGSVGGAALASVAVGLVQQFANYYTTAGLGDLAVVVLLAALLLVRPSGLTGRLA from the coding sequence ATGTCCACCGTCGTCCTGCTCACCCTCACCGGGCTGGGACTGGGAGCGCTGTACTTCCTGGTCGCCTCCGGCCTGTCGCTGATCTTCGGCCTGATGGACGTCCTGAACTTCGCGCACGGCGCCCTGCTGAGCGTCGGCGCGTACGGCACCTGGTGGGCCGCCTCCGGGCACCTGCCGGGCGCCGGCCCCGGCGGCCTCGGCTTCGTACTGGCGGTCGCCTTCGGGACCGCGGCCGGCACCCTCGCCGCCGTCCTGCTCGAACTCGCCGTCATCCGCCCGCTGTACGAACGCCCGCGCGAGCAGGTGCTCGCCACCGTCGGGGTCGGCCTCGCCGTGCCCGCGCTGCTCTCCGCGATCTGGGGGGCCGACGCCCGCCCCTTCCCCGGTCCGGCCGCGCTCACCGGCACCTTCGGCCTGCTCGGCGCCCAGGTGCCGGTCAACCGGCTGGTGCTGATCGCCGCCGCCCTCGCCGTGCTGGCCGTGCTCAAGCTCTTCCTCGGGCGCACCCGGCACGGGCTCGTGGTCCGGGCCGGCGTCGAGGACCGCGCCATGGTCACCGCGCTCGGCATCGACGTCCGCAAGGCCTTCACCCTGGTCTTCGCCATCGGCGGCGCGGCCGCCGCCCTCGGCGGGGCGCTCGGCGGCCTCTACTTCGGCTCCGTCGACCCCGGCCAGGGCACCTCGCTGCTCATCTTCGCCTTCGTGGTCGTGGTGATGGGCGGCATGGGCTCGGTCGGCGGCGCCGCCCTCGCCTCCGTCGCCGTCGGGCTCGTCCAGCAGTTCGCCAACTACTACACCACCGCCGGGCTCGGCGACCTCGCCGTCGTCGTCCTGCTCGCCGCCCTGCTGCTCGTCCGGCCGAGCGGACTCACCGGGAGACTCGCATGA
- a CDS encoding branched-chain amino acid ABC transporter permease, with protein MTTATPEQTQAGAPPAAPPADRLRRLARWWPAALLLALLTAPWSSLPLPGLLDGPLGSPGSLQLIALCLLFGALATGYDLLLGRTGLLSFGHALYFATGTYATNTVMLQAGLPFLPSALLGLLAGVAMAALLGSVSLRMNGIGFSMVTLAFAQAGSILVERDPGGFTGGEEGRAAPADQLPSALVGIEHTANLYWIALAYLVLTLAVVHRAVNSPTGRVWEGIRENERRVEVLGLRPYGFKLVAFVLAGTLAALGGIVYLLLTGGATPQTTTSDFTLSLLVMVVLGGSGTRWGPLVGGVLYTWADHRLGDLAGSGAVAGLPAVLRVPLSQPLFLLGTLFVLVVYLLPGGVVRLPGRLRAARERSRRLPR; from the coding sequence ATGACCACCGCCACGCCCGAGCAGACCCAGGCGGGCGCCCCGCCCGCCGCACCGCCGGCCGACCGGCTGCGCCGGCTGGCCCGCTGGTGGCCCGCCGCCCTGCTGCTCGCCCTGCTCACCGCGCCCTGGAGCTCGCTGCCGCTGCCCGGCCTGCTGGACGGCCCGCTCGGTAGCCCGGGCAGCCTCCAACTGATCGCCCTGTGCCTGCTGTTCGGCGCCCTCGCCACCGGCTACGACCTGCTGCTCGGCCGCACCGGACTGCTCTCCTTCGGCCACGCCCTGTACTTCGCCACCGGCACCTACGCGACCAACACCGTGATGCTGCAGGCCGGCCTGCCGTTCCTGCCGTCCGCACTGCTCGGGCTGCTGGCCGGGGTGGCGATGGCGGCGCTGCTGGGCTCGGTCAGCCTGCGGATGAACGGCATCGGATTCTCCATGGTGACGCTGGCGTTCGCCCAGGCCGGCTCGATCCTGGTCGAGCGCGACCCCGGCGGCTTCACCGGCGGTGAGGAGGGCCGGGCCGCCCCGGCCGACCAACTCCCGAGCGCGCTGGTGGGGATCGAGCACACCGCCAATCTGTACTGGATCGCCCTGGCCTACCTGGTGCTGACCCTGGCCGTGGTGCACCGAGCCGTCAACTCCCCCACCGGGCGGGTCTGGGAGGGCATCCGGGAGAACGAACGCCGGGTCGAGGTGCTGGGCCTGCGCCCGTACGGCTTCAAGCTGGTGGCCTTCGTGCTGGCCGGCACCCTGGCCGCGCTCGGCGGCATCGTCTACCTGCTGCTCACCGGCGGCGCCACCCCGCAGACCACCACCTCCGACTTCACCCTCTCGCTGCTGGTGATGGTCGTCCTCGGCGGCTCCGGGACACGCTGGGGGCCGCTGGTCGGCGGCGTCCTCTACACCTGGGCCGACCACCGCCTGGGCGACCTGGCCGGCTCCGGCGCGGTGGCCGGCCTGCCCGCCGTCCTGCGCGTGCCGCTCTCGCAACCGCTGTTCCTGCTCGGCACACTGTTCGTGCTGGTGGTCTACCTGCTGCCGGGCGGCGTGGTGCGCCTGCCCGGCCGGCTGCGGGCCGCCCGGGAACGTTCCCGCCGACTGCCCCGGTGA